The Paenibacillus sp. RC334 nucleotide sequence CCAATTCGCTAAACAGCTTTTGGATTGCATCCTGCTCACCATCCAAAGTTTCACGGCGAACGAACGCAGCCACTTGACGGCGTGCGTGCAGATCTCCTTTTTTCGCTTTGGTGATCAGTTTTTCAGCAATAGAACGAACTTCTTTCGCTTTAGCCTCAGTAGTTTGGATACGCTCGTACAAGAACAAATCGGTTACCAAATCACGAAACAAAGCTTTACGGGCACTGGAGTTACGGCCCAATTTTTGGTATGCCATGTAGTTTCCCCTCCTTCACAAAAACGTTGCTGTACTATTCTTCCGTACGAAGTCCTAAACCAAGTTCCTCGAGCTTCTCTTGTACTTCTTCCAAAGATTTGCGGCCCAGGTTGCGGACCTTCATCATATCTTCTTCAGATTTAGTAGTGAGTTCTTGTACCGTATTGATACCAGCGCGCTTAAGGCAGTTATAGGAACGGACGGAGAGATCCAGCTCTTCGATCGTCATTTCAAGAACTTTTTCTTTCTTGTCTTCTTCTTTTTCGACCATAATTTCCGCATCTTTTGCTTC carries:
- the rplQ gene encoding 50S ribosomal protein L17; protein product: MAYQKLGRNSSARKALFRDLVTDLFLYERIQTTEAKAKEVRSIAEKLITKAKKGDLHARRQVAAFVRRETLDGEQDAIQKLFSELATRYTERPGGYTRILKLGPRRGDAAPMVYLELVDRA